Proteins encoded together in one Cellulomonas gilvus ATCC 13127 window:
- a CDS encoding LysE family transporter yields MTTTAVLAALALGIVAGLSVAVPVGPVAVLVVRESLVRGRPAGLAAAAGVATVDLLYAVLAVLLGAQVTRMLSGHEDQLRVGGAAVLAAVGLAGVVRWWLGRGANGIGPAVREDGAADPRQVRVWARFVVVTLLNPATALIFATVATGLAGQLGTDPGALVAFAVGAGAASLGWQCGLAVAGAWAGGRLGARWHDWSAPAGSGLVVLLAGWVALG; encoded by the coding sequence ATGACCACCACCGCCGTCCTCGCCGCGCTCGCCCTCGGCATCGTCGCGGGGCTGTCGGTCGCGGTGCCCGTCGGGCCGGTGGCGGTCCTGGTCGTGCGGGAGTCGCTGGTGCGCGGGCGGCCGGCCGGGCTCGCAGCGGCGGCCGGTGTCGCGACGGTGGACCTGCTCTACGCGGTGCTCGCTGTCCTGCTCGGGGCCCAGGTGACCCGGATGCTGTCCGGTCACGAGGACCAGCTGCGGGTGGGTGGTGCGGCTGTGCTCGCGGCGGTCGGGCTGGCCGGGGTGGTGCGGTGGTGGTTGGGCCGGGGCGCGAACGGCATCGGGCCGGCGGTTCGGGAGGACGGCGCCGCAGACCCGCGGCAGGTCCGGGTCTGGGCGCGGTTCGTCGTCGTGACCCTCCTCAACCCGGCGACCGCGCTGATCTTCGCGACCGTTGCCACCGGCCTGGCCGGGCAGCTGGGCACGGATCCGGGGGCCCTGGTGGCGTTCGCGGTCGGCGCGGGGGCCGCGTCGCTCGGCTGGCAGTGCGGGCTCGCGGTCGCGGGCGCGTGGGCCGGGGGACGGCTGGGCGCGCGGTGGCATGACTGGTCCGCGCCCGCGGGCTCGGGCCTCGTGGTGCTGCTCGCGGGATGGGTCGCGCTCGGGTGA
- a CDS encoding Lrp/AsnC family transcriptional regulator: MDRIDEAILRELTADARLPFRELGARVGLSANATAARVRRLQEDGVIRGFTVVRGSSAGSSSAGLEVFVEVRLADGTTNEAFTTAVSTQFPQVTDAVHVTGAYDYLLHAVVPDAAALDLLVRRLKRDAGAAQTFTRLALRGS, translated from the coding sequence ATGGACCGGATCGACGAGGCGATCCTGCGCGAGCTCACGGCCGACGCGCGGCTGCCGTTCCGCGAGCTCGGCGCCCGGGTCGGCCTGTCCGCGAACGCCACCGCGGCGCGCGTGCGGCGCCTGCAGGAGGACGGCGTGATCCGCGGGTTCACGGTGGTCCGGGGGTCGTCGGCCGGCTCGTCGTCCGCGGGGCTCGAGGTGTTCGTGGAGGTGCGGCTGGCGGACGGGACCACCAACGAGGCGTTCACCACCGCGGTCTCGACGCAGTTCCCGCAGGTCACCGACGCCGTGCACGTCACGGGCGCCTACGACTACCTGCTCCACGCGGTGGTCCCCGACGCCGCCGCGCTGGACCTGCTGGTGCGGCGCCTCAAGCGCGATGCCGGCGCCGCACAGACGTTCACGCGCCTGGCCCTGCGGGGGTCGTGA